In Caldicellulosiruptor morganii, the following proteins share a genomic window:
- the glgA gene encoding glycogen synthase GlgA has product MNILFAVSEAFPFAKTGGLADVAYALPKALRKLGIDIRVIMPKYGDIPADYTTKMKHLCHFTVPVGWRNQYCGIEYLNFDGVHFYFVDNEYYFKRPGYYGYYDDGERFSFFSRAICEAIYHLDFDVDIIHVNDWHTSIIPVLLKAHYGHSQKHQKIKTILTIHNLKYQGVFPKEVMYDLLSLPDEYFDENKLKFYDAISFLKGGIIFADRVVTVSRTYASEIRTHSHGEGLHGLLSGIGDKLTGIVNGIDYEVYNPATDKFIFVNYDANTFESRKKENKFKLQQMLNLPVCDDVSLIGMVTRLTKEKGIELIERIINKILTLPIQLVVLGAGDYHYEQMLKYFASAYPSKVSANICYSEELARKIYAGSDMYLMPSLIEPCGISQLIAMRYGSIPIVRETGGLKDTVKPYNQFTGEGWGFSFANYDPAELFAIIKYALSIYSDKAQWRAIVHQAMTQDNSWNTSAAEYKRVYEQLLK; this is encoded by the coding sequence ATGAATATACTCTTTGCCGTATCAGAGGCTTTCCCGTTTGCAAAAACAGGTGGACTTGCAGATGTGGCATATGCTCTTCCAAAAGCTTTGAGAAAGCTTGGAATTGACATAAGGGTGATAATGCCAAAGTACGGTGATATCCCGGCTGATTATACAACAAAGATGAAACATCTCTGTCACTTCACAGTCCCGGTGGGATGGCGAAACCAGTACTGCGGTATTGAATATCTTAATTTTGATGGTGTTCATTTTTACTTTGTGGACAATGAGTACTATTTCAAAAGACCCGGGTATTACGGCTATTACGATGACGGAGAAAGATTTTCTTTCTTCTCAAGAGCAATCTGTGAAGCTATCTACCATCTTGACTTTGATGTGGATATAATCCATGTAAATGACTGGCACACAAGTATAATTCCAGTGCTGCTAAAAGCTCATTATGGACATTCCCAAAAGCATCAGAAAATAAAAACTATACTTACCATACACAATCTTAAATACCAGGGTGTATTCCCGAAAGAGGTCATGTATGATCTGCTCTCTTTGCCAGACGAATACTTTGACGAAAATAAACTCAAGTTCTATGATGCAATCTCATTTTTAAAAGGCGGTATCATTTTTGCAGACAGGGTTGTAACAGTGAGCAGAACATATGCCAGTGAGATTAGAACACATTCCCACGGTGAAGGTTTGCACGGTCTTTTATCCGGAATAGGAGACAAATTAACAGGCATTGTCAATGGGATTGACTATGAGGTTTACAATCCAGCAACAGATAAATTTATATTTGTAAACTACGATGCCAATACATTTGAGAGCAGAAAAAAGGAAAACAAATTCAAGCTGCAGCAAATGCTGAACTTACCTGTCTGCGATGATGTTTCTTTAATCGGCATGGTTACAAGACTTACAAAGGAAAAGGGAATAGAGCTGATAGAGAGAATAATAAACAAAATCCTGACGCTACCCATTCAGCTTGTTGTTCTGGGAGCCGGGGACTACCACTATGAACAGATGCTGAAATATTTTGCTTCAGCATACCCTTCAAAGGTTTCAGCAAACATATGCTACAGCGAAGAGCTTGCTCGAAAGATTTATGCAGGCTCTGATATGTATCTTATGCCATCTTTGATAGAACCCTGTGGTATCTCCCAGCTAATTGCTATGCGCTATGGCAGCATCCCCATTGTGCGCGAAACAGGAGGGCTAAAAGACACCGTAAAACCATACAACCAGTTCACAGGTGAAGGCTGGGGTTTTTCATTTGCAAACTATGACCCGGCAGAGCTTTTTGCTATTATAAAGTATGCACTTTCCATTTACTCGGACAAAGCGCAGTGGAGGGCAATTGTTCACCAGGCAATGACGCAAGATAACTCATGGAATACTTCAGCAGCTGAATACAAAAGAGTGTATGAACAGCTTTTAAAATAA
- the glgD gene encoding glucose-1-phosphate adenylyltransferase subunit GlgD, with protein MLTNYLGIVSLTENDSKLKSLTATRPLASIPIFGRYRVIDFTLSNLVNAGVTNVGILAPAKSRSLIDHVGTGKPWDLNRKVDGLYIFNYSYEPPSISDIKLLKSNMEFLLRSKKEMVIFTQSHMICNIDFEEVARCHEESNADITVVYKKVNNEDDLFLDAPTLILDEDSKVIGVGKNIGRRAFVNVSLDMFLLSKEFLIECILGCLENGNCGSFRDFVYKNVQNMNVNAYEFKGYVGCINSISSYFKVSMDMLNVDIQQELFSKERPVYTKSNDSPPTRYFSTCEVENSFISNGCLIEGKVKNSIISRGVVIEKDAVVENSIIFSKCVIKNGAVLKNVILDKNVVIDSNATLIGHNKNPLVMEKQSEVCLNLLKEVKRL; from the coding sequence ATGCTTACAAATTACCTTGGCATTGTCAGCCTTACAGAAAATGATAGCAAGTTAAAAAGTTTAACTGCAACAAGACCACTGGCTTCAATTCCTATTTTCGGAAGATACAGAGTGATTGACTTTACTCTTTCAAACCTTGTCAACGCAGGTGTTACAAATGTTGGCATTCTTGCACCAGCAAAGTCACGATCACTTATTGACCATGTGGGAACAGGCAAGCCATGGGATCTAAACCGCAAGGTTGATGGACTGTATATATTTAACTACTCCTATGAGCCACCTTCAATAAGTGACATAAAGCTTTTGAAGAGTAATATGGAATTTTTACTTCGCAGCAAAAAAGAAATGGTAATATTCACTCAATCGCACATGATCTGCAATATTGACTTTGAAGAGGTTGCACGCTGCCATGAAGAATCAAATGCCGATATTACAGTTGTTTACAAAAAGGTGAACAATGAAGATGATCTTTTCTTAGATGCGCCAACCCTGATTCTGGATGAAGATTCTAAAGTTATTGGGGTTGGAAAGAATATCGGAAGGCGTGCATTTGTCAATGTTTCTTTGGATATGTTCCTGCTCAGCAAGGAATTCTTGATTGAATGTATACTCGGCTGCCTTGAAAATGGCAACTGCGGCTCTTTCAGAGACTTTGTCTACAAAAATGTCCAGAATATGAATGTAAATGCCTATGAGTTCAAAGGGTATGTGGGCTGTATCAACTCAATATCATCATATTTCAAGGTATCCATGGACATGCTAAATGTAGATATCCAGCAGGAACTATTTTCAAAAGAAAGACCAGTTTACACAAAATCCAACGACTCACCACCAACCCGATATTTTTCTACATGCGAGGTTGAAAATTCTTTCATTTCAAATGGTTGCTTAATTGAAGGAAAGGTGAAAAATAGTATAATCTCACGCGGGGTTGTAATTGAGAAGGATGCGGTTGTTGAAAACAGCATAATATTTTCAAAGTGTGTTATCAAAAATGGGGCTGTTTTGAAAAACGTAATTCTTGACAAAAACGTTGTGATTGATTCAAACGCAACCCTGATAGGACATAATAAAAACCCTCTTGTGATGGAAAAACAGAGTGAAGTATGTCTGAATCTTTTAAAAGAGGTGAAAAGGTTATGA
- a CDS encoding glucose-1-phosphate adenylyltransferase → MNGLKREIIAMVLAGGQGSRLKELTKTNAKPAVEFGGKYRIIDFTLSNCTNSSIDVVGVLTQYQPFTLHCHIGIGTAWDLDRSKGGVYILPPHTNDSGGNWYKGTADAIYQNMNFVELFSPEYLLVLSGDHIYTMNYQDMFKFHKEKKADVTIACIEVPIQEASRFGIMNTNEDNRIYEFEEKPKHPKNNLASMGIYIFNWEKLKKYLKEDAKDESSAHDFGKNIIPKMLKAGERMFAYPFRGYWKDVGTVESYWEANMDLLNESCPVDAPGCYLDLYNDEYKIYTSSIAYPPQYIAPGANVKKSMIVEGCSIWGEVYNSVLSYNVYVGKNAKVINSVILSNSFIEDDAVVENAIICSGAKVLKGCIVRGKPGKIAVVPENKKQSSNMILE, encoded by the coding sequence ATGAACGGCTTAAAGCGTGAAATAATAGCAATGGTCCTGGCAGGTGGTCAGGGAAGCAGATTAAAAGAACTTACAAAGACCAATGCAAAGCCGGCTGTGGAGTTTGGAGGAAAGTACAGAATAATAGATTTTACACTCAGCAACTGTACAAACTCATCCATTGACGTTGTTGGTGTTCTGACACAGTATCAGCCATTTACTCTGCACTGTCACATCGGAATCGGGACGGCATGGGACCTTGACAGAAGCAAAGGTGGTGTTTACATCCTGCCTCCTCATACAAACGACAGTGGAGGAAACTGGTACAAAGGAACTGCAGATGCAATCTACCAGAACATGAATTTTGTTGAGCTTTTTTCACCGGAGTATCTTCTGGTGCTCTCAGGCGACCACATCTATACCATGAACTATCAGGATATGTTCAAATTTCACAAAGAGAAAAAGGCTGATGTGACAATTGCATGTATCGAGGTGCCCATACAAGAAGCCTCAAGGTTTGGTATCATGAACACAAATGAAGATAATAGAATTTATGAATTTGAAGAAAAGCCAAAACATCCAAAAAATAACCTTGCATCTATGGGAATTTATATTTTCAACTGGGAAAAACTTAAAAAATATCTAAAAGAAGATGCAAAAGATGAAAGCTCTGCACATGACTTTGGCAAAAATATTATCCCAAAGATGTTAAAAGCTGGCGAAAGGATGTTTGCGTATCCTTTCAGAGGCTACTGGAAGGATGTCGGAACAGTTGAGTCATACTGGGAGGCAAACATGGACCTTTTGAATGAAAGCTGCCCCGTAGATGCTCCCGGCTGCTACCTGGACCTTTACAATGATGAGTACAAGATATACACTTCATCAATCGCGTATCCTCCCCAGTACATAGCACCGGGTGCAAATGTGAAAAAATCAATGATAGTTGAGGGTTGCAGCATCTGGGGTGAGGTGTATAACTCGGTTCTGTCCTACAATGTATATGTTGGTAAAAACGCAAAAGTTATCAACTCGGTAATTCTCAGCAACAGCTTTATTGAAGATGACGCAGTTGTTGAAAATGCAATCATATGCTCCGGAGCAAAGGTTTTAAAAGGTTGCATTGTGAGAGGAAAACCGGGGAAAATTGCTGTTGTTCCTGAAAATAAAAAGCAAAGTTCAAATATGATCCTGGAATAA
- the glgB gene encoding 1,4-alpha-glucan branching protein GlgB, translating into MIKRVNSTIYLSDIKKFEAGEHFESYKFLGSRVVNYRGKLGTIFCVWAPNAKSVSVVGDFNNWRGENHKMMRVYGSGFWWLFVEGLMEGELYKYEIIGADGKRVLKADPYAIYSELRPNTASIVKNIPDYEWHDKEWMEKRKTTPPYDKPINIYEVHLASWKMKKDGTIEQAGEFYNYRELAHMLVDYLKEMNYTHIELLPVLEHPLDMSWGYQPTGYFSVTSRYGTPEDVMYFVDFMHQNGIGVIVDWVPAHFCKDEHGLYRFDGTFLYEYEDELLRENYTWGTATFDYSKPQVQSFLISSAMFWFDVYHIDGIRVDAVSHIIYMNNNQKNRYGGHENLEGIEFIKKLNKAIFSKYPNVLMIAEESTAFPLVTYPTHDGGLGFNYKWNMGWMNDTLKYMKFHPDERKHHHNLLTFSIMYAFSENFILPFSHDEVVHGKKSLLDKMPGDYNQKFANLRLLYGYMYTHPGKKLLFMGGEFGQFIEWRFYASLDWLLLDYPMHRMLQHYVKSLNRFYLENKALWELDHKMEGFRWIDVHNWQQSVISYVRFSKDPDDFLVVICNFGLASYESYKIGVPRKGLYLEVFNSDKAEFGGNNILNPEKLKTQDETWHGYEQCIEFRLPALSCLIFKPIEIFQETNQKNSDF; encoded by the coding sequence ATGATTAAAAGAGTTAATTCTACAATATACTTATCTGATATCAAAAAATTTGAAGCAGGCGAGCATTTTGAAAGTTACAAATTCTTGGGAAGCAGGGTTGTAAATTACAGAGGAAAGCTTGGAACCATTTTTTGTGTCTGGGCACCGAATGCTAAAAGTGTATCTGTTGTGGGTGATTTCAATAACTGGCGTGGCGAAAATCACAAAATGATGAGGGTATATGGCAGCGGGTTCTGGTGGCTGTTTGTTGAAGGGCTTATGGAAGGTGAGCTTTACAAATATGAAATAATAGGTGCTGATGGAAAGAGAGTTTTAAAAGCAGACCCCTATGCAATATACTCCGAACTTCGACCCAACACAGCATCGATTGTCAAAAACATTCCGGACTACGAATGGCACGACAAAGAGTGGATGGAAAAAAGGAAAACCACACCTCCTTATGACAAACCTATCAACATATATGAGGTGCATCTTGCATCATGGAAGATGAAAAAGGATGGCACTATAGAACAGGCAGGAGAATTTTATAACTACCGCGAACTTGCCCATATGCTTGTTGATTATCTCAAAGAAATGAACTATACACACATTGAGCTTTTGCCGGTTCTGGAACATCCTCTTGACATGTCATGGGGATACCAGCCAACTGGATACTTTTCTGTGACATCGCGATATGGAACACCCGAGGATGTTATGTACTTTGTGGATTTTATGCATCAAAATGGAATTGGTGTGATTGTGGACTGGGTGCCTGCCCACTTTTGCAAGGACGAACACGGGCTTTACAGGTTTGACGGGACATTTCTGTACGAATATGAAGATGAGCTTTTGAGAGAAAACTATACATGGGGCACAGCCACATTTGACTACTCAAAACCTCAGGTACAAAGTTTTTTAATCTCAAGTGCAATGTTCTGGTTTGATGTGTATCACATTGACGGAATAAGGGTTGATGCAGTCTCGCACATAATTTACATGAACAACAATCAAAAAAACAGGTATGGTGGACATGAGAATTTGGAAGGAATAGAGTTTATCAAAAAACTGAACAAAGCAATATTTTCAAAATATCCAAATGTTCTGATGATTGCTGAAGAATCTACTGCCTTTCCGCTTGTTACATATCCAACCCATGATGGTGGTCTGGGATTCAACTATAAGTGGAATATGGGGTGGATGAATGACACTCTAAAATACATGAAATTCCATCCGGATGAAAGAAAACATCATCACAACCTTCTGACATTTTCTATTATGTATGCATTTTCAGAGAATTTCATCCTGCCATTTTCGCACGATGAGGTTGTGCACGGAAAAAAATCACTTCTTGACAAAATGCCGGGGGACTACAATCAGAAGTTTGCAAATTTAAGGCTTCTTTACGGGTATATGTACACACACCCGGGCAAAAAACTTCTTTTCATGGGTGGTGAGTTCGGTCAGTTCATAGAATGGAGATTTTACGCATCTTTGGACTGGCTTTTGCTGGACTATCCCATGCACAGAATGCTTCAACACTATGTTAAAAGCTTAAACAGATTCTATTTGGAAAACAAAGCCCTTTGGGAGCTTGACCATAAAATGGAGGGTTTTAGATGGATAGATGTTCATAACTGGCAGCAGAGTGTCATTTCATATGTGAGATTCTCAAAAGACCCCGATGATTTTCTTGTTGTAATTTGTAACTTTGGACTTGCTTCATATGAAAGTTATAAAATTGGTGTGCCCAGAAAAGGTTTGTATTTAGAAGTTTTTAACAGTGATAAAGCTGAATTTGGGGGTAATAATATATTAAACCCGGAAAAATTGAAAACTCAGGATGAGACATGGCACGGCTATGAGCAGTGCATTGAATTTAGACTCCCTGCTCTTTCGTGCCTTATATTCAAACCGATTGAGATTTTTCAAGAAACAAACCAAAAAAATTCTGATTTTTAA
- the radC gene encoding RadC family protein — MDECLHKGHRERIKRRFVEQGLDGFEDHQVLELLLFFSIPRKDTNEIAHRLISTFGSISNVFEAHPEELQKVEGVGENSAILISLISQIARRYLADKAKKTFQLKNVEVAAEYIKSLFVGRKNEVFYVICLDTQLNVIHSVPLFEGTVKEAVVYPRKVVECVIRYSASSVILAHNHPGGSVKPSMDDIRTTQKIVNALSTIDVAVNDHFIVAKDKYYSFAQNGMLPQPQV; from the coding sequence ATGGACGAATGTCTTCACAAAGGGCATAGAGAAAGGATAAAAAGGAGATTTGTTGAGCAGGGTCTTGATGGATTTGAAGATCATCAGGTTTTGGAGCTTTTATTGTTTTTCAGCATTCCTAGAAAAGACACAAATGAGATAGCACACAGGTTAATTTCTACCTTTGGAAGTATTTCGAATGTATTTGAAGCTCATCCAGAAGAACTTCAAAAGGTAGAGGGAGTTGGAGAAAACTCTGCCATTTTAATCTCTCTTATATCCCAGATAGCAAGAAGATACCTTGCCGATAAGGCAAAAAAGACCTTTCAGCTTAAAAATGTAGAAGTGGCAGCGGAGTACATAAAAAGTCTGTTTGTGGGAAGAAAAAACGAGGTATTCTATGTGATATGCTTGGATACCCAGCTAAATGTTATTCATTCTGTGCCGCTTTTTGAAGGAACAGTAAAAGAAGCTGTTGTGTACCCAAGAAAGGTTGTAGAGTGTGTTATACGCTACAGTGCAAGCAGTGTGATTTTAGCTCACAATCACCCGGGCGGTTCTGTAAAGCCTTCCATGGATGATATCAGAACAACTCAAAAGATTGTAAATGCTCTTTCAACCATAGATGTTGCTGTAAACGACCATTTTATTGTGGCAAAAGATAAATACTACAGCTTTGCTCAAAATGGAATGCTTCCACAGCCACAGGTTTAA
- the ribH gene encoding 6,7-dimethyl-8-ribityllumazine synthase — MKIYEGSYHGEGLKFAVVVSRFNSFITDELLKGCLDALKRHGVLDEDIEVFYVPGAFEIPLAAKKLAKSKKYSAIIALGAVIRGATPHFEYVSAEVSKGVANVSLEQEIPVIFGVLTCDTVDQAIERSGTKAGNKGFDAGLSALEMANLMRNINEI, encoded by the coding sequence TTGAAAATCTATGAAGGAAGCTATCACGGTGAGGGCTTGAAATTTGCGGTTGTAGTTTCAAGGTTCAACTCATTCATAACAGATGAGCTACTGAAAGGGTGTTTGGATGCACTGAAGCGTCATGGTGTTCTGGATGAGGACATTGAAGTTTTCTATGTCCCCGGCGCCTTTGAAATACCTCTTGCCGCTAAAAAGCTTGCAAAGTCCAAAAAATACAGTGCAATAATTGCACTTGGTGCAGTTATTCGTGGGGCAACTCCCCATTTTGAATATGTGAGTGCTGAGGTTTCAAAAGGTGTTGCAAATGTATCTTTGGAGCAGGAGATACCTGTAATCTTTGGCGTTCTGACATGTGACACAGTCGACCAGGCAATCGAAAGATCTGGCACAAAGGCAGGTAACAAAGGCTTTGATGCAGGACTTTCTGCACTTGAGATGGCAAACTTGATGAGGAATATTAATGAAATTTAA
- the ribB gene encoding 3,4-dihydroxy-2-butanone-4-phosphate synthase, with amino-acid sequence MKEIIERLKRGDFVIVFDSKKREDEADLILPAQFSTPQKVSFTLNYARGMFCVAINPDVQKRLNLYVPYNIQNSCTFTVTVDHKDTKTGISAEERSKTVKELANPFSLPSDFKTPGHVSPVVAKEGGVLERKGHTEAAIDLCKLSELFPAALMIEILDENGDSHNKEYVKDLAKRFDIPVTTIEEIEKYILLSKIVITKEAEADLPTEYGHFKIFAFKNPYTQKEHAVVVNKSFNPGGIVNVRIHSSCRTGDIFHSLRCDCHQQLEFFMEYMAGNKNCMLIYLDQEGRGIGFANKIRAYSLQEQGFDTYEANNILGFEDDLRDYFDAIQILKYFGITKINLATSNPEKISSLSEAGIEVVNQINIPIKLNIYNKNYIYSKITKKGHKIGVKGVDKVENL; translated from the coding sequence TTGAAAGAAATTATTGAAAGACTCAAAAGAGGCGACTTTGTTATTGTATTTGACAGCAAAAAACGAGAAGATGAGGCAGATTTGATTTTGCCGGCACAATTTTCAACACCGCAAAAGGTAAGTTTCACACTGAACTATGCGAGGGGAATGTTTTGCGTTGCGATAAACCCGGATGTGCAAAAGCGCCTGAATTTGTACGTACCATATAACATCCAGAACTCCTGCACTTTCACTGTAACAGTGGATCACAAAGATACAAAAACGGGTATCAGCGCAGAGGAAAGAAGCAAAACTGTAAAGGAGCTTGCAAACCCCTTTTCACTGCCTTCCGATTTCAAAACCCCCGGACATGTGAGCCCTGTTGTTGCAAAAGAAGGTGGAGTTCTGGAAAGAAAAGGACATACAGAGGCGGCTATTGATCTTTGCAAGCTTTCAGAGCTTTTTCCGGCAGCTTTGATGATAGAGATTCTGGACGAAAATGGTGACAGTCATAATAAAGAGTATGTAAAGGATCTTGCAAAAAGATTTGACATCCCTGTAACCACAATTGAAGAAATTGAAAAGTATATTTTGCTGAGCAAAATTGTAATTACAAAGGAAGCTGAAGCAGACCTTCCAACAGAATACGGCCATTTTAAAATTTTTGCTTTTAAAAACCCCTATACACAAAAAGAACATGCAGTAGTTGTAAACAAAAGTTTTAACCCGGGTGGTATTGTAAATGTGAGAATTCATTCAAGCTGCAGGACAGGGGATATATTTCATTCACTCCGCTGTGACTGTCACCAGCAACTTGAGTTTTTCATGGAGTATATGGCAGGCAACAAAAACTGTATGCTTATATATCTTGACCAGGAAGGACGAGGAATAGGGTTTGCAAATAAAATCAGGGCTTACTCCTTGCAGGAACAGGGCTTTGATACCTATGAAGCAAATAACATCCTGGGATTTGAAGATGACCTGAGAGATTACTTTGATGCCATCCAAATATTGAAATACTTTGGTATAACAAAAATCAATCTGGCAACTTCCAACCCTGAAAAAATCTCTTCATTAAGTGAGGCAGGGATTGAAGTTGTTAATCAGATAAATATTCCCATTAAACTTAACATTTATAACAAAAACTATATATACTCAAAGATAACAAAGAAAGGACATAAAATCGGTGTAAAAGGAGTTGATAAGGTTGAAAATCTATGA
- a CDS encoding riboflavin synthase → MFSGIVEEIGKVVELKKLGDIVKLKVETKKITGSIGDSIAIDGVCLTITNILENRFEFDISPETMNRTTLRFLKEGMYVNLQSAMRLCDRIGGHIVLGHVDCIGSIYLQKIQGKSQIIGIKPYENFKGLVVRKGSIAIDGISLTVVDVFDTYFTISLIPHTIQNTTLSFKKAGDFVNIEFDYIAKIVKENLR, encoded by the coding sequence ATGTTTAGTGGCATTGTAGAAGAGATTGGAAAAGTTGTAGAACTTAAAAAACTCGGTGACATTGTAAAGCTGAAAGTGGAGACAAAAAAGATAACCGGCAGCATTGGAGATAGCATTGCAATCGATGGCGTGTGTTTGACTATAACAAATATCCTTGAAAACAGGTTTGAATTTGATATCTCGCCTGAAACAATGAACAGAACAACTCTCAGGTTTTTAAAAGAAGGAATGTATGTAAACCTCCAGAGCGCAATGAGACTCTGCGACAGAATTGGCGGGCATATTGTCCTGGGGCATGTTGATTGTATTGGGTCAATATATCTGCAAAAGATTCAGGGAAAGTCCCAAATAATTGGAATAAAGCCTTATGAGAATTTTAAAGGGCTTGTTGTAAGAAAAGGATCAATTGCAATTGATGGAATTTCTCTCACAGTTGTCGATGTCTTTGACACATATTTTACTATCTCTTTAATACCTCACACTATTCAAAATACAACGCTAAGCTTTAAAAAAGCAGGTGATTTTGTGAACATCGAGTTTGATTACATTGCAAAGATTGTGAAAGAGAATTTGAGGTGA